A window of Cellulomonas sp. SLBN-39 genomic DNA:
CAACGTGCGCTACCCGGCCCTGGCCGCCGGCACGGTGCGCCACCACGACCACCGCTTCGAGTGGACCCGCGCCGAGCTCGCGGCCTGGGCCCACGACGTCGCGCGCACCTACGGCTACGACGTCGAGCTGCGGCCCGTCGGCGACGACGACCCCGAGGTCGGACCGCCCACCCAGATGGCCGTCTTCCGGCGCACCACGACCGACCCGCAGGAGGACCGATGACCGCGCTCGCGGTGCCCGCCCTGTCCCTCGTCGTCCTCGTCGGGGTGACCGGGTCGGGCAAGTCCACGTTCGCGGCCCGGCAGTTCGGCCCCTACGAGACCGTCAGCTCCGACCACTGCCGCGGCCTGGTGTCCAACGACCCGAACGACCAGGGCGCGACGAAGGCCGCGTTCGAGCTGCTGCACCACCTGGTCGGCGTGCGCCTGCGCGCCGGGCTGCTCACGGTCGTCGACGCGACCAACGTGCAGCCCGCGGCGCGGCGCTCCCTCGTCGATCTGGCCCGCGCGCACGACGTGCTGCCCGTCGCCGTCGTGCTCGACGTGCCCGAGGACGTCTGCGTGGCCCGCACGCGCGCCCGCGCCGACCGGTCCTTCGGCGACGGCGTCGTGCGCCGCCAGCGCGACCAGCTGCGCCGCTCGCTCAAGGGCCTGGGGCGCGAGGGCTTCCGCACCGTGCACGTGCTCGACGGCGTCGACGCGGTCGAGCAGGCGGTCGTCGAGCGGCACCCGCTGCGCTCCGACCGCCGTGATCTCACCGGACCGTTCGACGTGATCGGGGACGTGCACGGCTGCCGGTCCGAGCTCGAGACGCTGCTCGAGCGCCTCGGGTGGGAGCTCGTCCGCGACGCGCAGGGGCGCCCCGTCGACGCCGTCCACCCCGACGGGCGCACCGCGGTGCTGCTCGGCGACCTCGTCGACCGCGGCCCCGACAGCCCCGGCGTGCTGCGCCTGGCCATGGGCATGGCCGCCGCCGGGCACGCCCTCGTGGTGCCCGGCAACCACGAGGCCAAGCTCGTGCGCGCCCTCGACGGGCGCAAGGTCACCGTCTCGCACGGGCTGGAGACGACGCTCGCCCAGCTCGGCGAGGAGCCCGAGGAGTTCCGCCGCCAGGTGCGCGACTTCGCCGACGGGCTCGTCGCGCACCTCGTCCTCGACGAGGGACGGCTCGTCGTCGCCCACGCCGGGCTCGCCGAGCACCTCCAGGGGCGGGCCTCGGGGAGGGTGCGCTCGTTCGCGCTGTACGGCGACACGACGGGGGAGACCGACGAGTTCGGCCTGCCCGTGCGCTACCCGTGGGCGAGCGAGTACCGCGGCGCCGCGACCGTCCTCTACGGGCACACGCCGACGCCCGTGCCCGAGTGGGTCAACCGCACGATGTGCCTCGACACCGGGTGCGTGTTCGGCGGGCACCTGACCGCGATGCGGTGGCCCGAGAAGGAGGTCGTGCAGGTGCCGGCCGAGCAGGTCTGGTACGAGCCCGCGCGCCCGTTCCCGACCGCCGGCACGACCGCGCCCGGCGACCGCGACCCCGACGTGCTCGACCTCGCCGACGTCGCCGGGCGCCGCGTCGTGGGCACCGCGCTGCTCGGCTCCGTCACGGTGCAGGAGGAGAACGCCGCCGGTGCGCTGGAGGTCATGAGCCGGTTCGCGCTCGACCCGCGCTGGCTCGTGCACCTGCCGCCCACGATGAGCCCGTGCCCGACCCCGCCCGACGGCGACCTGCTCGAGCACCCCGCGCAGGCGTTCGACGTGTACGCCCGCGACGGCGTCGACCGCGTCGTCTTCGAGGAGAAGCACATGGGGTCGCGCGCCGTGGTGCTGCTGTGCCGCGACGAGGCCACCGCGCGCGAGCGGTTCGCGCTGCCCGCCGGGCGCACGGGCGTCGTGCACACCCGCACCGGCCGGGCCTTCCTCGACGACGCCGCCACCGAGGACCTGCTCACGGTGCTGCGTGCCGCCGCCGACGCCGCCGGCACGTGGGCCGCGCTCGGCGACGGTGCGACGAGCTGGGTGCTCCTCGACGCCGAGCTCATGCCCTGGTCGTTCAAGGCCCGGGAGCTGCTGCGCGAGCAGCACGCCGCCGTCGGGGCCGCGGCCCGGGCGTCGACCGCCGCCGCCGTCGACGTGCTCGCCGCCGCCGCGGCCCGCGGCCTGGACGTGGCCGCGCTCGCCGCCCGCACGCGGACCCGGGCGGCCGAGGCCGACGCGTTCACCGACGCCTACCGCCGGTACGTGTGGGCGACCGACGGGCTCGACGGCGTGCGGCTCGCCCCGTTCCAGGTGCTCGCCGCGGGCACCACG
This region includes:
- a CDS encoding polynucleotide kinase-phosphatase codes for the protein MTALAVPALSLVVLVGVTGSGKSTFAARQFGPYETVSSDHCRGLVSNDPNDQGATKAAFELLHHLVGVRLRAGLLTVVDATNVQPAARRSLVDLARAHDVLPVAVVLDVPEDVCVARTRARADRSFGDGVVRRQRDQLRRSLKGLGREGFRTVHVLDGVDAVEQAVVERHPLRSDRRDLTGPFDVIGDVHGCRSELETLLERLGWELVRDAQGRPVDAVHPDGRTAVLLGDLVDRGPDSPGVLRLAMGMAAAGHALVVPGNHEAKLVRALDGRKVTVSHGLETTLAQLGEEPEEFRRQVRDFADGLVAHLVLDEGRLVVAHAGLAEHLQGRASGRVRSFALYGDTTGETDEFGLPVRYPWASEYRGAATVLYGHTPTPVPEWVNRTMCLDTGCVFGGHLTAMRWPEKEVVQVPAEQVWYEPARPFPTAGTTAPGDRDPDVLDLADVAGRRVVGTALLGSVTVQEENAAGALEVMSRFALDPRWLVHLPPTMSPCPTPPDGDLLEHPAQAFDVYARDGVDRVVFEEKHMGSRAVVLLCRDEATARERFALPAGRTGVVHTRTGRAFLDDAATEDLLTVLRAAADAAGTWAALGDGATSWVLLDAELMPWSFKARELLREQHAAVGAAARASTAAAVDVLAAAAARGLDVAALAARTRTRAAEADAFTDAYRRYVWATDGLDGVRLAPFQVLAAGTTTGGTTFEERDHLWHLGVADALVDADPTGLVVTTRRLVVDLADPASRAAGEQWWTDLTDAGGEGMVVKPLANLVRGPRGLVQPGVKVRGREYLRLVYGPQYTAPENLGRLRERHLGRKRSLALREYALGVESLRRHVAGEPLWRVHEAVFAVLALESEPVDPRL